In Topomyia yanbarensis strain Yona2022 chromosome 2, ASM3024719v1, whole genome shotgun sequence, one DNA window encodes the following:
- the LOC131682875 gene encoding uncharacterized protein LOC131682875 isoform X2: MEELMEKLDQETLRVLEDEQINDHSLLELYESHLTSMGITRHGPRLIILGVIQRKKKQIELANRPSTSTGFAPSNASKLSVRELLQSDKLFAQKILYRQLDRQQVPEREHLCWMVRVLCRPWYDTILEEKRYPSVQEKKDLALMILHAFPHLKTTAVEGGSEETGFFYENGGKGSGHEHTGYIQRHIRNLANKVPSELKKYKRRKVPQVEDPEMVRAAEKCAKKEASTANFTFIRDTMVECSKLHLTLIDRKKSANEIMAVFPHFRSYSGKLI, translated from the exons ATGAACAGATTAACGATCACTCTTTGCTGGAACTGTATGAATCGCACCTAACCAGTATGGGAATCACAAGACATGGTCCGCGTCTGATAATCCTTGGTGTTATTCAGAGAAAGAAAAAACAGATTGAACTTGCAAACAGGCCATCCACTTCCACAGGGTTTGCTCCTTCGAATGCTTCTAAACTCTCG GTTCGTGAACTACTTCAATCTGACAAACTTTTCGCGCAGAAGATACTTTATCGTCAGCTCGATCGACAGCAGGTTCCTGAAAGAGAACACCTTTGTTGGATGGTAAGAGTCTTATGTCGTCCATGGTACGACACGATTCTCGAGGAAAAAAG ATACCCGTCAGTTCAAGAAAAGAAAGACTTAGCTTTGATGATTTTACATGCCTTTCCACATTTGAAAACAACTGCGGTTGAAGGTGGAAGCGAAGAG ACTGGTTTTTTTTACGAGAATGGCGGTAAGGGAAGTGGACATGAGCATACCGGTTATATCCAGAGACACATTCGAAACTTGGCTAACAAAGTACCGTCTGAGCTTAAAAAGTATAAGCGGCGTAAGGTACCCCAGGTGGAAGATCCTGAAATGGTCAGGGCCGctgaaaaatgtgccaaaaaggAAGCATCGACTGCCAACTTCACATTTATTCGAGATACTATGGTCGAATGTAGTAAACTGCACTTGACGCTGATTGATCGAAAGAAAAGTGCCAACGAGATCATGGCTGTTTTTCCTCATTTTCGTTCGTATAGTGGCAAACTG ATTTAA